The following coding sequences lie in one Monomorium pharaonis isolate MP-MQ-018 chromosome 1, ASM1337386v2, whole genome shotgun sequence genomic window:
- the LOC105834695 gene encoding erythroid differentiation-related factor 1 isoform X2, with the protein MQVNVLSATCDVRDYANMSKNSDNNVVAMKPMALAIPPDSPKKPVKSTAVVKYSTVQTPATYAQLQCNTDLNLPPSNWLSSSAESYGLQNVWSQSTGFSSFRMAHMFPDCVGEVDVVSDAENIKKLLKLPYNHDVISMMVHRIENTLLLDDFDIHKYLLRQAESEWEWLKKFFYEHIFQSLGDKEKRLFHKAYSRNSLQQRNLVSKFLYHSIVVADKNKQDEQQLPQLPVKTLEPCLPEPTQEEKVPDPNYNHNFARNVVWTFENIQMLVGTDMPIFGGQTHPCISLRLRDMTKPINVLTGIDYWLDNLMCNVPEVVMCYHLNGIVQKYELIKTEDLPNLDNSKFSPKVIRDVAQNILSFLKNNATKAGHTYWLFKGKDDDVVKLYDLTSLCNDALEEKGQNPFTVPVAMLLYRVARNMKYSPDCHRHQGTIRMLLKNCVQLLAKEKYPQIVTSAHFMLSDLYIPSDTDPASPGLSDQSDEEDVQSECGTGQENEKEEAEEEEEACAIKSLTLANMKEQVEREQPKYKAPPMSGTVEERCLSGLEHVTHGLECLQYFPTDDSSDEERKKTEECEKQRRQYEEMHPNVAKPFQAIPMPYTPLNQDKNATCEKNSENHSPAHKKKNKQRKKKSEKNVTKEIEVANVNALLCKPKTETLPTWQAPKKSDNRSWSAHLKTLLYEKASLIFAVLAEKEYVNKNYGASLRYMLEVLHCQKILEIFCNQRNDKSLSYLLGRAGDCCFMIVQDWSNVDKHRKDYDTKTEMEEKIVEELFSGEDLDMNGAELLPRNLESLESTLVSSYKCYEKALSLEPIDMDKNNLLRRLGNIHNELGVLYMNQAGSRYQQENQTDELSSLSDVTTLLTRSMTHLESGVKAFETVHDEANLALLHSNTGRLMRLCAHMHGKQNMQERHFYNKALVSYQKALQVLGDKETNPAIWDTIMWDFSTTLYTKATIMQDYPTTEYKNEEELEREVVDTLQKALKHCDIDTPGSRQPVYQFRAATIQHRLASLYHRVYREIESDADSSKKKTSLQLCKLYYDKAAKLLLSLEQSTEYLTVQMERVALAEYQARNSTTFNNKLKAYQNGLELILQCMPIMEILCERSNATRQKTVDKTEDDNVEREKVTEEQKLIDDEENLVVLLEQRLQFLLRSLTKLLLSKSPVHNKKEHETLANVYKQCYVRTLRPNTISGFTLVKHITQLLQELTHMLKQIES; encoded by the exons atgAAGCCGATGGCTCTGGCTATACCGCCAGATTCTCCAAAGAAGCCAGTGAAATCGACTGCAGTAGTGAAATATTCTACGGTCCAAACACCAGCGACGTATGCTCAATTGCAGTGTAACACGGACTTGAATCTACCACCCAGCAACTGGCTCAGCAGTTCAGCCGAAAGTTATGGTTTGCAAAATGTCTGGTCGCAAAGTACAGGGTTCTCCAGCTTTCGTATGGCGCACATGTTTCCTGATTGCGTTGGTGAAGTGGACGTGGTGTCGGACGccgagaatataaaaaaattacttaaactGCCTTACAATCACGACGTAATTTCGATGATGGTACATCGTATCGAGAACACATTGCTATTGGATGACTTTGACATACACAAGTATCTACTGAGACAAGCCGAAAGTGAGTGGGAGTggctgaaaaaatttttctacgaGCACATTTTTCAAAGTCTCGGCGACAAAGAGAAGCGTCTCTTTCACAAGGCGTATAGTAGAAACAGTTTGCAGCAGAGGAACCTGGTGTCGAAGTTTCTATATCACTCTATAGTGGTGGCGGACAAAAACAAGCAGGACGAGCAACAGTTACCTCAGTTACCTGTAAAGACATTGGAGCCATGTCTGCCCGAGCCAACGCAAGAGGAGAAAGTACCTGATCCGAATTACAATCACAACTTCGCGAGGAACGTTGTGTGGACGTTCGAGAACATACAGATGCTTGTCGGAACGGACATGCCGATATTCGGCGGTCAGACGCATCCGTGCATAAGTCTACGGTTGAGAGACATGACGAAGCCTATCAATGTTCTAACAGGGATAGACTATTGGCTCGATAATTTGATGTGCAACGTTCCAGAAGTGGTGATGTGTTACCACTTAAATggtattgtacaaaaatatgaacTGATAAAGACAGAAGATCTTCCAAATTTAGATAACTCAAAGTTTAGTCCTAAAGTTATTCGAGATGTTGCTCAAAACATTTTGAGCTTTCTGAAAAACAACGCGACAAAAGCTGGTCATACTTATTGGCTATTTAAGG GTAAGGATGACGATGTTGTGAAGCTATATGATTTGACGTCATTGTGTAATGATGCTTTGGAAGAGAAGGGACAAAATCCTTTTACCGTACCTGTTGCAATGCTGTTATACAGAGTAGCTCGCAACATGAAATATTCTCCCGATTGCCACCGTCATCAGGGTACAATCAGGATGCTGCTGAAAAATTGTGTCCAGTTGCTggctaaagaaaaatatccgCAGATAGTTACGTCCGCGCACTTTATGCTTTCGGATTTGTATATACCGTCAGATACGGATCCAGCCAGTCCAGGATTATCGGATCAAAGTGATGAGGAGGACGTTCAAAGTGAGTGTGGTACAGGTCAAGAAAACGAAAAGGAGGAagcggaggaggaggaggaagctTGCGCGATCAAGTCTTTGACCTTAGCCAACA TGAAAGAACAAGTCGAACGTGAGCAGCCAAAGTACAAAGCACCTCCAATGTCGGGTACTGTAGAAGAGAGATGTTTGTCTGGATTAGAACACGTCACGCATGGACTCGAGTGTCTTCAGTATTTTCCGACCGACGACAGCAGTGACGAGGAACGAAAGAAGACGGAGGAATGTGAGAAGCAGAGACGCCAATACGAGGAGATGCATCCAAATGTGGCAAAACCTTTCCAAGCGATTCCCATGCCTTACACCCCATTGAATCAAGACAAAAATGCCACCTGTGAAAAAAATTCGGAGAATCACAGTCCTGcgcataaaaagaaaaacaaacagaggaagaaaaagagtgAGAAGAACGTTACGAAGGAAATAGAAGTAGCGAATGTGAACGCTTTGTTGTGTAAACCAAAAACGGAAACATTGCCGACGTGGCAGGCGCCGAAAAAAAGCGACAATAGGAGCTGGAGCGCTCATTTGAAAACGTTGTTGTATGAGAAAGCGTCCTTGATATTCGCCGTCCTCGCCGAGAAAgaatacgtaaataaaaattacggcGCATCCTTAAGATATATGCTGGAAGTACTGCATTGCCAGAAGATATTGGAAATCTTTTGTAATCAAAGAAACGACAAGTCGCTTAGTTATTTATTAGGTCGCGCGGGAGATTGCTGCTTTATGATAGTGCAAGACTGGAGCAACGTTGACAAGCATAGGAAAGATTATGATACGAAGACTGAAATGGAGGAAAAAATAGTTGAAGAATTGTTCAGCGGGGAGGACCTGGATATGa ATGGTGCTGAATTATTGCCAAGGAATTTAGAAAGTTTAGAATCTACTTTAGTTTCGTCATATAAATGTTACGAAAAAGCATTGTCGTTAGAGCCGATAGATATGGACAAAAATAACTTGTTGAGACGATTGGGGAATATTCATAACGAATTAGGTGTCCTTTATATGAATCAAGCGGGAT CTCGATATCAGCAAGAGAATCAAACGGACGAATTGTCGAGTTTATCGGATGTGACTACGCTTCTAACGCGTTCGATGACTCACTTGGAGTCCGGCGTTAAAGCCTTCGAGACTGTCCACGACGAAGCGAATCTGGCGCTTTTGCACTCTAATACCGGCCGACTTATGCGACTCTGCGCGCACATGCATGGCAAACAGAACATGCAGGAGCGTCACTTTTATAACAAGGCACTCGTGAGCTATCAGAAGGCTTTGCAGGTCTTAGGTGATAAGGAAACGAATCCGGCAATATGGGACACAATCATGTGGGATTTTTCGACAACATTGTACACGAAAGCTACGATAATGCAAGATTATCCTACGACTGAATACAAG AATGAAGAGGAGTTGGAGAGAGAAGTAGTAGACACTCTCCAGAAAGCACTCAAACATTGCGATATAGACACGCCGGGCTCACGTCAACCAGTTTATCAATTCCGCGCCGCGACCATTCAACATCGATTGGCTTCGTTATACCATCGCGTGTACAGAGAAATCGAGTCGGACGCGGATAGTAGCAAGAAAAAGACGAGTTTGCAGTTGTGCAAATTGTATTACGATAAAGCGGCAAAGCTGTTGCTCTCGTTAGAGCAGAGCACGGAATATTTGACAGTTCAAATGGAAAGAGTCGCCCTGGCGGAATATCAAGCGCGTA ATAGTACTACTTTCAACAATAAGTTAAAAGCATATCAAAATGGTTTGGAGTTAATTTTACAATGCATGCCTATTATGGAAATACTGTGCGAACGAAGTAATGCGACGAGACAGAAGACAGTCGACAAAACAGAAGATGATAACGTTGAACGTGAGAAAGTGACTGaggaacaaaaattaatagatgATGAAGAAAATCTTGTCGTTCTGTTAGAACAAAGATTACAGTTTCTTTTACGATCATTAACCAAGTTACTTTTGAGTAAAAGTCCTGTGCACAACAAAAAAGA GCATGAGACGCTTGCAAATGTGTACAAACAGTGTTATGTTCGAACGTTACGACCAAACACAATATCCGGATTTACTTTGGTAAAACACATAACACAACTTTTACAAGAACTCACTCATATGTTAAAACAAATAGAGtcttaa
- the LOC105834695 gene encoding erythroid differentiation-related factor 1 isoform X1, which translates to MQVNVLSATCDVRDYANMSKNSDNNVVAMKPMALAIPPDSPKKPVKSTAVVKYSTVQTPATYAQLQCNTDLNLPPSNWLSSSAESYGLQNVWSQSTGFSSFRMAHMFPDCVGEVDVVSDAENIKKLLKLPYNHDVISMMVHRIENTLLLDDFDIHKYLLRQAESEWEWLKKFFYEHIFQSLGDKEKRLFHKAYSRNSLQQRNLVSKFLYHSIVVADKNKQDEQQLPQLPVKTLEPCLPEPTQEEKVPDPNYNHNFARNVVWTFENIQMLVGTDMPIFGGQTHPCISLRLRDMTKPINVLTGIDYWLDNLMCNVPEVVMCYHLNGIVQKYELIKTEDLPNLDNSKFSPKVIRDVAQNILSFLKNNATKAGHTYWLFKGKDDDVVKLYDLTSLCNDALEEKGQNPFTVPVAMLLYRVARNMKYSPDCHRHQGTIRMLLKNCVQLLAKEKYPQIVTSAHFMLSDLYIPSDTDPASPGLSDQSDEEDVQSECGTGQENEKEEAEEEEEACAIKSLTLANMKEQVEREQPKYKAPPMSGTVEERCLSGLEHVTHGLECLQYFPTDDSSDEERKKTEECEKQRRQYEEMHPNVAKPFQAIPMPYTPLNQDKNATCEKNSENHSPAHKKKNKQRKKKSEKNVTKEIEVANVNALLCKPKTETLPTWQAPKKSDNRSWSAHLKTLLYEKASLIFAVLAEKEYVNKNYGASLRYMLEVLHCQKILEIFCNQRNDKSLSYLLGRAGDCCFMIVQDWSNVDKHRKDYDTKTEMEEKIVEELFSGEDLDMSKYQNTSCNENGISTIITNAYFITDGAELLPRNLESLESTLVSSYKCYEKALSLEPIDMDKNNLLRRLGNIHNELGVLYMNQAGSRYQQENQTDELSSLSDVTTLLTRSMTHLESGVKAFETVHDEANLALLHSNTGRLMRLCAHMHGKQNMQERHFYNKALVSYQKALQVLGDKETNPAIWDTIMWDFSTTLYTKATIMQDYPTTEYKNEEELEREVVDTLQKALKHCDIDTPGSRQPVYQFRAATIQHRLASLYHRVYREIESDADSSKKKTSLQLCKLYYDKAAKLLLSLEQSTEYLTVQMERVALAEYQARNSTTFNNKLKAYQNGLELILQCMPIMEILCERSNATRQKTVDKTEDDNVEREKVTEEQKLIDDEENLVVLLEQRLQFLLRSLTKLLLSKSPVHNKKEHETLANVYKQCYVRTLRPNTISGFTLVKHITQLLQELTHMLKQIES; encoded by the exons atgAAGCCGATGGCTCTGGCTATACCGCCAGATTCTCCAAAGAAGCCAGTGAAATCGACTGCAGTAGTGAAATATTCTACGGTCCAAACACCAGCGACGTATGCTCAATTGCAGTGTAACACGGACTTGAATCTACCACCCAGCAACTGGCTCAGCAGTTCAGCCGAAAGTTATGGTTTGCAAAATGTCTGGTCGCAAAGTACAGGGTTCTCCAGCTTTCGTATGGCGCACATGTTTCCTGATTGCGTTGGTGAAGTGGACGTGGTGTCGGACGccgagaatataaaaaaattacttaaactGCCTTACAATCACGACGTAATTTCGATGATGGTACATCGTATCGAGAACACATTGCTATTGGATGACTTTGACATACACAAGTATCTACTGAGACAAGCCGAAAGTGAGTGGGAGTggctgaaaaaatttttctacgaGCACATTTTTCAAAGTCTCGGCGACAAAGAGAAGCGTCTCTTTCACAAGGCGTATAGTAGAAACAGTTTGCAGCAGAGGAACCTGGTGTCGAAGTTTCTATATCACTCTATAGTGGTGGCGGACAAAAACAAGCAGGACGAGCAACAGTTACCTCAGTTACCTGTAAAGACATTGGAGCCATGTCTGCCCGAGCCAACGCAAGAGGAGAAAGTACCTGATCCGAATTACAATCACAACTTCGCGAGGAACGTTGTGTGGACGTTCGAGAACATACAGATGCTTGTCGGAACGGACATGCCGATATTCGGCGGTCAGACGCATCCGTGCATAAGTCTACGGTTGAGAGACATGACGAAGCCTATCAATGTTCTAACAGGGATAGACTATTGGCTCGATAATTTGATGTGCAACGTTCCAGAAGTGGTGATGTGTTACCACTTAAATggtattgtacaaaaatatgaacTGATAAAGACAGAAGATCTTCCAAATTTAGATAACTCAAAGTTTAGTCCTAAAGTTATTCGAGATGTTGCTCAAAACATTTTGAGCTTTCTGAAAAACAACGCGACAAAAGCTGGTCATACTTATTGGCTATTTAAGG GTAAGGATGACGATGTTGTGAAGCTATATGATTTGACGTCATTGTGTAATGATGCTTTGGAAGAGAAGGGACAAAATCCTTTTACCGTACCTGTTGCAATGCTGTTATACAGAGTAGCTCGCAACATGAAATATTCTCCCGATTGCCACCGTCATCAGGGTACAATCAGGATGCTGCTGAAAAATTGTGTCCAGTTGCTggctaaagaaaaatatccgCAGATAGTTACGTCCGCGCACTTTATGCTTTCGGATTTGTATATACCGTCAGATACGGATCCAGCCAGTCCAGGATTATCGGATCAAAGTGATGAGGAGGACGTTCAAAGTGAGTGTGGTACAGGTCAAGAAAACGAAAAGGAGGAagcggaggaggaggaggaagctTGCGCGATCAAGTCTTTGACCTTAGCCAACA TGAAAGAACAAGTCGAACGTGAGCAGCCAAAGTACAAAGCACCTCCAATGTCGGGTACTGTAGAAGAGAGATGTTTGTCTGGATTAGAACACGTCACGCATGGACTCGAGTGTCTTCAGTATTTTCCGACCGACGACAGCAGTGACGAGGAACGAAAGAAGACGGAGGAATGTGAGAAGCAGAGACGCCAATACGAGGAGATGCATCCAAATGTGGCAAAACCTTTCCAAGCGATTCCCATGCCTTACACCCCATTGAATCAAGACAAAAATGCCACCTGTGAAAAAAATTCGGAGAATCACAGTCCTGcgcataaaaagaaaaacaaacagaggaagaaaaagagtgAGAAGAACGTTACGAAGGAAATAGAAGTAGCGAATGTGAACGCTTTGTTGTGTAAACCAAAAACGGAAACATTGCCGACGTGGCAGGCGCCGAAAAAAAGCGACAATAGGAGCTGGAGCGCTCATTTGAAAACGTTGTTGTATGAGAAAGCGTCCTTGATATTCGCCGTCCTCGCCGAGAAAgaatacgtaaataaaaattacggcGCATCCTTAAGATATATGCTGGAAGTACTGCATTGCCAGAAGATATTGGAAATCTTTTGTAATCAAAGAAACGACAAGTCGCTTAGTTATTTATTAGGTCGCGCGGGAGATTGCTGCTTTATGATAGTGCAAGACTGGAGCAACGTTGACAAGCATAGGAAAGATTATGATACGAAGACTGAAATGGAGGAAAAAATAGTTGAAGAATTGTTCAGCGGGGAGGACCTGGATATGagtaaatatcaaaatacatCTTGCAATGAAAATGGTATATCAACGATCATTACTAATGCGTATTTTATTACAGATGGTGCTGAATTATTGCCAAGGAATTTAGAAAGTTTAGAATCTACTTTAGTTTCGTCATATAAATGTTACGAAAAAGCATTGTCGTTAGAGCCGATAGATATGGACAAAAATAACTTGTTGAGACGATTGGGGAATATTCATAACGAATTAGGTGTCCTTTATATGAATCAAGCGGGAT CTCGATATCAGCAAGAGAATCAAACGGACGAATTGTCGAGTTTATCGGATGTGACTACGCTTCTAACGCGTTCGATGACTCACTTGGAGTCCGGCGTTAAAGCCTTCGAGACTGTCCACGACGAAGCGAATCTGGCGCTTTTGCACTCTAATACCGGCCGACTTATGCGACTCTGCGCGCACATGCATGGCAAACAGAACATGCAGGAGCGTCACTTTTATAACAAGGCACTCGTGAGCTATCAGAAGGCTTTGCAGGTCTTAGGTGATAAGGAAACGAATCCGGCAATATGGGACACAATCATGTGGGATTTTTCGACAACATTGTACACGAAAGCTACGATAATGCAAGATTATCCTACGACTGAATACAAG AATGAAGAGGAGTTGGAGAGAGAAGTAGTAGACACTCTCCAGAAAGCACTCAAACATTGCGATATAGACACGCCGGGCTCACGTCAACCAGTTTATCAATTCCGCGCCGCGACCATTCAACATCGATTGGCTTCGTTATACCATCGCGTGTACAGAGAAATCGAGTCGGACGCGGATAGTAGCAAGAAAAAGACGAGTTTGCAGTTGTGCAAATTGTATTACGATAAAGCGGCAAAGCTGTTGCTCTCGTTAGAGCAGAGCACGGAATATTTGACAGTTCAAATGGAAAGAGTCGCCCTGGCGGAATATCAAGCGCGTA ATAGTACTACTTTCAACAATAAGTTAAAAGCATATCAAAATGGTTTGGAGTTAATTTTACAATGCATGCCTATTATGGAAATACTGTGCGAACGAAGTAATGCGACGAGACAGAAGACAGTCGACAAAACAGAAGATGATAACGTTGAACGTGAGAAAGTGACTGaggaacaaaaattaatagatgATGAAGAAAATCTTGTCGTTCTGTTAGAACAAAGATTACAGTTTCTTTTACGATCATTAACCAAGTTACTTTTGAGTAAAAGTCCTGTGCACAACAAAAAAGA GCATGAGACGCTTGCAAATGTGTACAAACAGTGTTATGTTCGAACGTTACGACCAAACACAATATCCGGATTTACTTTGGTAAAACACATAACACAACTTTTACAAGAACTCACTCATATGTTAAAACAAATAGAGtcttaa